One window of Vespa velutina chromosome 2, iVesVel2.1, whole genome shotgun sequence genomic DNA carries:
- the LOC124957701 gene encoding uncharacterized protein LOC124957701 isoform X4 gives MTWSFEWSTLGVLIILLLNCGTSRSIASLNEPILLKVIVPASHVALSGDLTVLILESSQERFSTIPTEVQTEKEITEEENSTESFDSTTDNPLVLRVLFLDGLTSELIGEFPLDTLPQKGENVTLTIPCGFFSRGGTYTLQLQYKLSTVPSKITDIADLSTIQMSNALDVKWPTPSLFLERQRFTTYPNEPISATLRYSEISCEPSEKVPAAAYTLQLIYCGSSTIACDPQNKSRVQVLYHDEITGFPTQKHIILRCEYFGLAGDYALRLKASPVNPNAPTTSAYIKVDWSEEFVFSVHARSIYPCEGSGGVPVIFEYPSCRLQGDRVRVYGRLRADVRSLAPPSTLHYIAELKAMPGKHTLTFECDIFTEKFIEYCFVYVSQAITGAMAEVKLSCIPTFPLQENDAGGWGPWSPWTPCSSSCIGGIRNRYRFCDTPPPRYGAKFCQGKAVETESCGGSQWLDLRDTWNMADWECHHGAELAAIRPEVTAQIGVKCRCGCLITLGEENSRKILAANTQACPGRSFWLVEARPNFVVRLHVDQAQFPCPGQYFRVRDGDSLSADLLTDIAFDKSLPPTKTVISTGEHLLLEFSSDEITAAGESCVGGFLAHAVILYKPREGNQTLMSVPFKRNSTSVVGEWIFWMTPAHLAAASLLMLIFFVSISLALQFAFKYRKYHIAEDLDNLSEYSVYSDSGPSTMRREKALSSATLISEVVSLVGLSRRGTPNHTKLENTSCGAEEDYDSSETQAEYEDETTAESGTLKLNDSQASGSQNTIVSSKDITESVSFMSNIVFVGQPEVKYARPVKLRTLGLQSPTSDQDSTIDENKIQIASDDSTNNPKLCQYNPSNALQGKEFSPVRIYSNVPTLRTGKETKDRRNRERLLHGPGSEFSLINPEMDLELDYYDYNVANAGAAPGSYLDGHLMEGQLGREGLVLDTEGATLTPSEYRRIKMLRAEESKSNLSNCPNIDQLDEEFLKRCDSKGNFLSDEDSYDGKEMLIERLLPIHRILEDSRIRVSEESLSGQALRDRTILQNIIPNRLYESSTAISKSELDTSPEKTADQSMAEAIKQANLPNSSRDNNRSGITNVNSVDNSVGQVEEKDRNIKSPLSVKRNRHDTSYSKLLSYIGHKPKVSIIQDEKKNEELTVGDEKKSEQNLEKTKDNEKSKSFLSNLDLTNVVQYKYKDFTHFTQPSENKKNLDIVNIPMMEFSRGCLKSPVKVHRQVDKKRIVLPQEDILSPDYGVETDMKDESHESFYDLIRESENEIKYADEDDEYIDNKAST, from the exons ATGACTTGGTCATTTGAATGGTCAACGCTAGGAGTATTGATTATTCTTCTCCTTAACTGTG GTACATCAAGATCGATCGCGAGTCTCAACGAGCCAATTTTACTCAAAGTTATTGTTCCTGCATCTCACGTTGCATTGTCAGGCGATCTCACAGTTCTTATATTGGAATCGTCACAGGAAAGATTTTCCACGATTCCCACCGAAGTTcaaacggaaaaagaaattaccgaagaagaaaatagtacTGAAAGTTTTGATTCAACGACGGATAATCCTCTCGTTTTAAG aGTATTATTTCTGGATGGTCTCACGTCTGAATTAATCGGCGAGTTTCCATTGGATACTTTGCCACAAAAGGGTGAAAATGTTACTCTAACGATACCATGTGGATTTTTCTCAAGAGGAGGTACTTATACTTTGCAACTTCAATATAAACTTTCGACAGTACCATCGAAGATTACGGATATCGCCGATTTGTCCACTATTCAG atgAGCAATGCCTTAGACGTAAAGTGGCCAACGCCGTCTCTCTTTTTGGAACGTCAAAGATTCACAACTTATCCAAACGAACCGATCTCAGCAACATTAAGATACAGCGAGATCTCTTGCGAACCTTCCGAAAAGGTTCCAGCTGCGGCATATactttacaattaatttattgcgGTTCCAGTACAATTGCCTGTGATCCACAAAACAAAAGTCGTGTGCAA GTCCTTTATCATGATGAAATAACAGGATTTCCAACACAAAAGCATATTATTCTACGTTGCGAGTATTTTGGACTTGCCGGTGATTATGCTCTTAGATTGAAAGCATCTCCAGTTAATCCTAATGCACCAACAACGAGTGCATACATCAAA GTTGATTGGTCGGAAGAGTTTGTCTTCAGTGTCCATGCACGATCGATTTATCCCTGCGAAGGATCAGGAGGAGTGCCAGTTATATTCGAATATCCATCTTGCCGCTTACAAGGGGATCGTGTGCGAGTTTATGGTCGCCTTAGGGCCGACGTTCGATCGCTTGCACCACCTTCCACCCTTCATTACATAGCGGAGCTCAAAGCTATGCCGGGAAAACACACATTGACCTTCGAATGCGACATTTTTAcggaaaaatttatcgaatattgCTTCGTTTATGTCAGCCAGGCTATCACAGGGGCGATGGCCGAAGTGAAACTCTCTTGTATCCCTACATTTCCCCTTCAAG AAAATGATGCTGGTGGTTGGGGACCGTGGAGTCCGTGGACACCGTGCAGCAGTTCCTGCATCGGTGGAATTCGCAATCGTTATAGATTTTGCGACACTCCTCCGCCAAGATACGGTGCTAAATTTTGTCAG ggAAAAGCCGTCGAGACGGAATCCTGTGGTGGTTCTCAATGGCTCGATTTACGAGATACATGGAATATGGCTGATTGGGAATGTCACCATGGTGCTGAATTAGCAGCAATACGACCGGAAGTTACCGCACAGATCGGAGTAAAGTGTCGTTGTGGATGTTTAATCACTCTTGGAGAGGaaaattcgagaaaaattttagCAGCTAATACACAGGCCTGTCCTGGCCGATCATTTTGGTTGGTAGAG GCAAGACCAAACTTTGTAGTCAGACTGCACGTAGATCAAGCACAGTTTCCATGTCCAGGGCAATATTTCCGTGTCCGTGACGGTGATTCATTGAGCGCAGATCTTCTAACAGATATAGCCTTTGATAAGTCTCTTCCTCCAACGAAAACAGTTATTTCTACTGGTGAACATTTACTACTGGAGTTCTCAAGTGACGAAATAACAGCAGCTGGTGAATCTTGCGTCGGTGGTTTCTTAGCTCATGCTGTTATtcttt ATAAGCCACGAGAAGGGAATCAAACGTTAATGTCGGTGCCTTTTAAACGTAATTCCACGTCCGTTGTTGGTGAATGGATATTTTGGATGACACCTGCCCACTTAGCTGCAGCgtctttattaatgttaatatttttcgtatcTATTTCTCTAGCATTGCAATTTGCCTTTAAGTATAGGAAATATCATATCGCCGAAGATTTGGATAATTTGAGCGAATACTCCG taTATAGCGACTCTGGACCAAGCACAATGAGACGCGAGAAGGCTTTATCTTCCGCAACTTTGATCTCCGAAGTCGTTTCTTTGGTTGGATTGTCCAGAAGAGGTACACCTAATCATACGAAGCTCGAGAATACATCCTGCGGAGCGGAAGAAGATTATGATAGCTCTGAGACTCAAGCGGA gTACGAGGACGAGACTACTGCAGAATCAGGTACATTGAAGTTAAATGACTCGCAAGCTAGTGGCTCACAAAATACTATAGTTTCTAGCAAGGACATTACCGAGAGCGTATCTTTCATGTCGAATATCGTTTTTGTTGGTCAGCCTGAAGTGAAGTATGCTCGACCTGTGAA ATTACGAACGTTAGGATTACAAAGTCCTACATCCGATCAAGATTCAACGATAGAtgagaataaaattcaaattgcATCGGATGATAGTACGAATAACCCAAAGCTTTGTCAATATAATCCAAGTAATGCTTTGCAAGGCAAG GAATTTTCACCGGTACGAATCTATTCGAATGTACCCACTTTGCGTACCGGCAAGGAAACGAAAGATCGTCGAAATCGGGAACGTCTGCTTCACGGGCCAGGATCGGAATTCAGTCTAATTAATCCCGAAATGGACCTGGAGTTGGATTACTATGACTACAATGTTGCGAACGCAGGAGCCGCTCCAGGTTCCTATCTGG ACGGTCATCTGATGGAAGGACAACTAGGAAGGGAAGGACTGGTACTAGATACGGAAGGTGCGACTTTAACTCCCAGCGAGtatagaagaataaaaatgttgaGAGCTGAGGAATCCAAATCCAATCTAAGCAATTGTCCTAATATCGACCAACTTGACGAGGAGTTTTTAAAAAGATGCGATTCTAAgggaaattttctttcggacGAGGACTCATATGATGGTAAGGAAATGCTGATCGAACGACTACTTCCTATTCATCGAATACTCGAGGATTCTAGAATCAGAGTGAGCGAGGAATCGTTATCCGGGCAAGCACTTAGAGATAGAACGATACTTCAGAATATTATTCCAAATCGGCTCTACGAGAGTTCAACGGCAATTTCGAAAAGTGAGTTGGATACTTCCCCGGAAAAGACTGCCGACCAATCGATGGCTGAAGCCATCAAACAAGCGAATCTTCCAAATTCATCGAGAGACAATAATAGAAGTGGCATAACAAACGTCAATAGTGTCGATAATAGCGTCGGTCAGGTAgaggaaaaagataggaaTATAAAGTCACCTTTGAGCGTTAAGCGAAATCGTCACGATACGAGTTATTCCAAATTGTTGTCATACATTGGACACAAACCCAAGGTTAGTATTATTcaagacgaaaaaaagaacgaagaattgACCGTCGGGGATGAGAAGAAAAGCGAGCAGAATCTAGAGAAAACAAAGGACAACGAGAAATCGAAATCGTTCCTTTCAAATTTGGATTTAACAAATGTTGTACAGTACAAGTACAAAGATTTCACGCATTTCACTCAACCAagcgaaaataaaaagaatctagatattgtaaatattcctATGATGGAATTTTCGCGAGGGTGTTTAAAATCTCCGGTTAAAGTTCATAGACAggtagataagaaaagaatagttTTGCCTCAGGAAGACATTCTAAGTCCTGATTATGGAGTAGAGACGGATATGAAGGATGAATCGCACGAGTCTTTCTATGATTTAATTCGAGAGTCTGAAAACGAAATCAAATATGCGGACGAGGACGATGagtatatcgataataaagccAGTACATAA
- the LOC124957701 gene encoding uncharacterized protein LOC124957701 isoform X2 encodes MRAVISPSMHYTPCLRFYGTSRSIASLNEPILLKVIVPASHVALSGDLTVLILESSQERFSTIPTEVQTEKEITEEENSTESFDSTTDNPLVLRVLFLDGLTSELIGEFPLDTLPQKGENVTLTIPCGFFSRGGTYTLQLQYKLSTVPSKITDIADLSTIQMSNALDVKWPTPSLFLERQRFTTYPNEPISATLRYSEISCEPSEKVPAAAYTLQLIYCGSSTIACDPQNKSRVQVLYHDEITGFPTQKHIILRCEYFGLAGDYALRLKASPVNPNAPTTSAYIKVDWSEEFVFSVHARSIYPCEGSGGVPVIFEYPSCRLQGDRVRVYGRLRADVRSLAPPSTLHYIAELKAMPGKHTLTFECDIFTEKFIEYCFVYVSQAITGAMAEVKLSCIPTFPLQENDAGGWGPWSPWTPCSSSCIGGIRNRYRFCDTPPPRYGAKFCQGKAVETESCGGSQWLDLRDTWNMADWECHHGAELAAIRPEVTAQIGVKCRCGCLITLGEENSRKILAANTQACPGRSFWLVEARPNFVVRLHVDQAQFPCPGQYFRVRDGDSLSADLLTDIAFDKSLPPTKTVISTGEHLLLEFSSDEITAAGESCVGGFLAHAVILYKPREGNQTLMSVPFKRNSTSVVGEWIFWMTPAHLAAASLLMLIFFVSISLALQFAFKYRKYHIAEDLDNLSEYSVYSDSGPSTMRREKALSSATLISEVVSLVGLSRRGTPNHTKLENTSCGAEEDYDSSETQAEYEDETTAESGTLKLNDSQASGSQNTIVSSKDITESVSFMSNIVFVGQPEVKYARPVKLRTLGLQSPTSDQDSTIDENKIQIASDDSTNNPKLCQYNPSNALQGKEFSPVRIYSNVPTLRTGKETKDRRNRERLLHGPGSEFSLINPEMDLELDYYDYNVANAGAAPGSYLGMDPAFLVWIPPLLSTDSDIIPMENVDGHLMEGQLGREGLVLDTEGATLTPSEYRRIKMLRAEESKSNLSNCPNIDQLDEEFLKRCDSKGNFLSDEDSYDGKEMLIERLLPIHRILEDSRIRVSEESLSGQALRDRTILQNIIPNRLYESSTAISKSELDTSPEKTADQSMAEAIKQANLPNSSRDNNRSGITNVNSVDNSVGQVEEKDRNIKSPLSVKRNRHDTSYSKLLSYIGHKPKVSIIQDEKKNEELTVGDEKKSEQNLEKTKDNEKSKSFLSNLDLTNVVQYKYKDFTHFTQPSENKKNLDIVNIPMMEFSRGCLKSPVKVHRQVDKKRIVLPQEDILSPDYGVETDMKDESHESFYDLIRESENEIKYADEDDEYIDNKAST; translated from the exons ATGCGCGCAGTCATTAGTCCAAGCATGCACTATACTCCGTGTTTACGTTTTTAcg GTACATCAAGATCGATCGCGAGTCTCAACGAGCCAATTTTACTCAAAGTTATTGTTCCTGCATCTCACGTTGCATTGTCAGGCGATCTCACAGTTCTTATATTGGAATCGTCACAGGAAAGATTTTCCACGATTCCCACCGAAGTTcaaacggaaaaagaaattaccgaagaagaaaatagtacTGAAAGTTTTGATTCAACGACGGATAATCCTCTCGTTTTAAG aGTATTATTTCTGGATGGTCTCACGTCTGAATTAATCGGCGAGTTTCCATTGGATACTTTGCCACAAAAGGGTGAAAATGTTACTCTAACGATACCATGTGGATTTTTCTCAAGAGGAGGTACTTATACTTTGCAACTTCAATATAAACTTTCGACAGTACCATCGAAGATTACGGATATCGCCGATTTGTCCACTATTCAG atgAGCAATGCCTTAGACGTAAAGTGGCCAACGCCGTCTCTCTTTTTGGAACGTCAAAGATTCACAACTTATCCAAACGAACCGATCTCAGCAACATTAAGATACAGCGAGATCTCTTGCGAACCTTCCGAAAAGGTTCCAGCTGCGGCATATactttacaattaatttattgcgGTTCCAGTACAATTGCCTGTGATCCACAAAACAAAAGTCGTGTGCAA GTCCTTTATCATGATGAAATAACAGGATTTCCAACACAAAAGCATATTATTCTACGTTGCGAGTATTTTGGACTTGCCGGTGATTATGCTCTTAGATTGAAAGCATCTCCAGTTAATCCTAATGCACCAACAACGAGTGCATACATCAAA GTTGATTGGTCGGAAGAGTTTGTCTTCAGTGTCCATGCACGATCGATTTATCCCTGCGAAGGATCAGGAGGAGTGCCAGTTATATTCGAATATCCATCTTGCCGCTTACAAGGGGATCGTGTGCGAGTTTATGGTCGCCTTAGGGCCGACGTTCGATCGCTTGCACCACCTTCCACCCTTCATTACATAGCGGAGCTCAAAGCTATGCCGGGAAAACACACATTGACCTTCGAATGCGACATTTTTAcggaaaaatttatcgaatattgCTTCGTTTATGTCAGCCAGGCTATCACAGGGGCGATGGCCGAAGTGAAACTCTCTTGTATCCCTACATTTCCCCTTCAAG AAAATGATGCTGGTGGTTGGGGACCGTGGAGTCCGTGGACACCGTGCAGCAGTTCCTGCATCGGTGGAATTCGCAATCGTTATAGATTTTGCGACACTCCTCCGCCAAGATACGGTGCTAAATTTTGTCAG ggAAAAGCCGTCGAGACGGAATCCTGTGGTGGTTCTCAATGGCTCGATTTACGAGATACATGGAATATGGCTGATTGGGAATGTCACCATGGTGCTGAATTAGCAGCAATACGACCGGAAGTTACCGCACAGATCGGAGTAAAGTGTCGTTGTGGATGTTTAATCACTCTTGGAGAGGaaaattcgagaaaaattttagCAGCTAATACACAGGCCTGTCCTGGCCGATCATTTTGGTTGGTAGAG GCAAGACCAAACTTTGTAGTCAGACTGCACGTAGATCAAGCACAGTTTCCATGTCCAGGGCAATATTTCCGTGTCCGTGACGGTGATTCATTGAGCGCAGATCTTCTAACAGATATAGCCTTTGATAAGTCTCTTCCTCCAACGAAAACAGTTATTTCTACTGGTGAACATTTACTACTGGAGTTCTCAAGTGACGAAATAACAGCAGCTGGTGAATCTTGCGTCGGTGGTTTCTTAGCTCATGCTGTTATtcttt ATAAGCCACGAGAAGGGAATCAAACGTTAATGTCGGTGCCTTTTAAACGTAATTCCACGTCCGTTGTTGGTGAATGGATATTTTGGATGACACCTGCCCACTTAGCTGCAGCgtctttattaatgttaatatttttcgtatcTATTTCTCTAGCATTGCAATTTGCCTTTAAGTATAGGAAATATCATATCGCCGAAGATTTGGATAATTTGAGCGAATACTCCG taTATAGCGACTCTGGACCAAGCACAATGAGACGCGAGAAGGCTTTATCTTCCGCAACTTTGATCTCCGAAGTCGTTTCTTTGGTTGGATTGTCCAGAAGAGGTACACCTAATCATACGAAGCTCGAGAATACATCCTGCGGAGCGGAAGAAGATTATGATAGCTCTGAGACTCAAGCGGA gTACGAGGACGAGACTACTGCAGAATCAGGTACATTGAAGTTAAATGACTCGCAAGCTAGTGGCTCACAAAATACTATAGTTTCTAGCAAGGACATTACCGAGAGCGTATCTTTCATGTCGAATATCGTTTTTGTTGGTCAGCCTGAAGTGAAGTATGCTCGACCTGTGAA ATTACGAACGTTAGGATTACAAAGTCCTACATCCGATCAAGATTCAACGATAGAtgagaataaaattcaaattgcATCGGATGATAGTACGAATAACCCAAAGCTTTGTCAATATAATCCAAGTAATGCTTTGCAAGGCAAG GAATTTTCACCGGTACGAATCTATTCGAATGTACCCACTTTGCGTACCGGCAAGGAAACGAAAGATCGTCGAAATCGGGAACGTCTGCTTCACGGGCCAGGATCGGAATTCAGTCTAATTAATCCCGAAATGGACCTGGAGTTGGATTACTATGACTACAATGTTGCGAACGCAGGAGCCGCTCCAGGTTCCTATCTGGGTATGGACCCAGCTTTCTTAGTCTGGATACCACCGTTGTTGTCTACGGATTCTGATATCATTCCCATGGAAAATGTAGACGGTCATCTGATGGAAGGACAACTAGGAAGGGAAGGACTGGTACTAGATACGGAAGGTGCGACTTTAACTCCCAGCGAGtatagaagaataaaaatgttgaGAGCTGAGGAATCCAAATCCAATCTAAGCAATTGTCCTAATATCGACCAACTTGACGAGGAGTTTTTAAAAAGATGCGATTCTAAgggaaattttctttcggacGAGGACTCATATGATGGTAAGGAAATGCTGATCGAACGACTACTTCCTATTCATCGAATACTCGAGGATTCTAGAATCAGAGTGAGCGAGGAATCGTTATCCGGGCAAGCACTTAGAGATAGAACGATACTTCAGAATATTATTCCAAATCGGCTCTACGAGAGTTCAACGGCAATTTCGAAAAGTGAGTTGGATACTTCCCCGGAAAAGACTGCCGACCAATCGATGGCTGAAGCCATCAAACAAGCGAATCTTCCAAATTCATCGAGAGACAATAATAGAAGTGGCATAACAAACGTCAATAGTGTCGATAATAGCGTCGGTCAGGTAgaggaaaaagataggaaTATAAAGTCACCTTTGAGCGTTAAGCGAAATCGTCACGATACGAGTTATTCCAAATTGTTGTCATACATTGGACACAAACCCAAGGTTAGTATTATTcaagacgaaaaaaagaacgaagaattgACCGTCGGGGATGAGAAGAAAAGCGAGCAGAATCTAGAGAAAACAAAGGACAACGAGAAATCGAAATCGTTCCTTTCAAATTTGGATTTAACAAATGTTGTACAGTACAAGTACAAAGATTTCACGCATTTCACTCAACCAagcgaaaataaaaagaatctagatattgtaaatattcctATGATGGAATTTTCGCGAGGGTGTTTAAAATCTCCGGTTAAAGTTCATAGACAggtagataagaaaagaatagttTTGCCTCAGGAAGACATTCTAAGTCCTGATTATGGAGTAGAGACGGATATGAAGGATGAATCGCACGAGTCTTTCTATGATTTAATTCGAGAGTCTGAAAACGAAATCAAATATGCGGACGAGGACGATGagtatatcgataataaagccAGTACATAA